A region of the Methylobacterium nodulans ORS 2060 genome:
CCCGGACCCGCCAAAGGGCCTCGAGGCCCTTTGGAATCCCGGGAGTCGGATCGTGATCGAGCCGCTCGCCTTCATCCAGGCCAATACGCGTCTGCGCCCGGTGCCGCACGCGCCGGAGATCCGCCTCCACGTCGCCGACGAGGCCACCGAGCTGTGGAGCCGCACCGAGGAGGAGCTGGGCGAGATCGGCCTGCCGCCCCCGTTCTGGGCCTTCGCCTGGGCTGGCGGCCAGGGGCTCGCCCGCTTCGTCCTCGACCATCCGGAGACCGTGGCGGGTGCCCGCGTGCTCGATTTCGCCTCCGGCTCGGGCCTCGTCGCCATCGCGGCGGCCCTGCGCGGGGCCGCCCGGGTGGAGGCCAGCGACCTCGATTCCTTCGCGCTCGCGGCGATTGGCCTCAACGCGGCCGAGAACGGCGTCGGCGACCGCATCCGGCCGCTCGCCGGCGACCTCATCGGCCGCGACGACGGCTGGGATTGCGTGCTGGCCGCGGACATCTTCTACGAGCGCGACCTCGCCGCCCGCGTCGGCGACTGGCTGAGCCGCCTGCAGGCCCGCGGCGCCCAGGTGCTGATCGGCGATCCCGGCCGCGCCTACCTGCCGAAGGAGCGGCTGGAGAGCCTCGCCGCCTATACGGTGCCTGTCACCCGGGCGCTCGAGGATGCGGAGATCAAGCGCACCGGCGTCTGGCGGTTCAAGGGATGAGACGGTTCCCGGACGATCTGTTCGAAGACCGTCTCCGCAAGCCCACGCGGCGCGGAGCAGAGTTCCGAGCGGGCTTGAGCGAAGCCGACATCCGCATGGCAAAGCAATCAACCGGAATCCGGATGCCCCAGGCGGGGTGCGGCTCAGCCGTACATCTCGCGCAGGTCGAGCGTGCTCTCGCGTCCCACCGCGTCGAAATGCTCCGCCAGCCAGGCCTGCGCCGCCTCGCGCCCCGCATCCCGCAGGCGCAGGAAGAACGGCCATTGCGGCTTCAGTTTGGTCGACGCCTCATAGTCGTCGAGGGCGC
Encoded here:
- a CDS encoding class I SAM-dependent methyltransferase, giving the protein MIEPLAFIQANTRLRPVPHAPEIRLHVADEATELWSRTEEELGEIGLPPPFWAFAWAGGQGLARFVLDHPETVAGARVLDFASGSGLVAIAAALRGAARVEASDLDSFALAAIGLNAAENGVGDRIRPLAGDLIGRDDGWDCVLAADIFYERDLAARVGDWLSRLQARGAQVLIGDPGRAYLPKERLESLAAYTVPVTRALEDAEIKRTGVWRFKG